The following are from one region of the Actinomycetota bacterium genome:
- a CDS encoding cytochrome c maturation protein CcmE, with product MTQTAPLPPPARRRAWGPWLAVAAIGAILAWLLFSGLSSALVYYLTPTELAARGEAAVGAPVRLGGLVLPGSVSGSATDLTFVLTDGETEITVHSTVAPTSSFREGAGAVVEGTVRADGVFEADEVLVRHDENYVAPSDYPQP from the coding sequence ATGACCCAAACCGCCCCGCTCCCACCCCCCGCGCGACGGCGCGCCTGGGGCCCTTGGCTCGCGGTCGCCGCGATCGGCGCCATCCTCGCGTGGCTGCTGTTCAGCGGGCTGAGCAGCGCGCTGGTGTATTACCTGACCCCGACCGAGCTCGCGGCGCGCGGTGAGGCGGCCGTCGGAGCGCCCGTCCGACTTGGCGGCCTCGTCCTGCCCGGCAGCGTGAGCGGATCGGCGACCGACCTGACCTTCGTCCTGACCGATGGCGAGACCGAGATCACCGTCCACTCGACTGTCGCTCCGACCAGCTCGTTCCGCGAGGGGGCTGGCGCCGTCGTCGAAGGGACAGTCCGAGCGGACGGCGTATTCGAGGCCGACGAGGTCCTGGTCCGCCACGACGAGAACTACGTCGCGCCCTCCGACTACCCGCAGCCCTGA
- a CDS encoding heme exporter protein CcmB, which produces QQRLAAAGPGLLWLAVILSGMAALGRLHHLETEDGAFELLGLYPISRTGIYLGKALGGLAAMLALGILVLPLTVILFAVDLASAGPTLALVIVLGAVGFAAIGTLYAGLTVRLRAREVLLPLLLLPVVAPLLLASVSATSVLLAGDPFGELVGWLQLLVGYDLAMLLAGGLTYGLALEE; this is translated from the coding sequence ACCAACAGCGCCTGGCGGCCGCCGGCCCCGGGCTGCTGTGGCTGGCCGTGATCCTGAGCGGGATGGCGGCGCTCGGCCGGCTCCATCACCTCGAGACGGAAGACGGAGCCTTCGAGCTGCTCGGCCTGTACCCGATCAGCCGGACCGGGATCTACCTCGGCAAGGCGCTCGGCGGCCTCGCCGCGATGCTCGCCCTCGGCATCCTCGTCCTGCCGCTGACCGTCATCCTGTTCGCTGTCGACCTCGCGAGTGCCGGGCCGACGCTGGCCCTGGTCATCGTCCTCGGCGCGGTCGGGTTCGCGGCCATCGGCACCCTCTACGCCGGGCTCACCGTGCGACTCCGCGCCCGCGAGGTCCTCCTCCCGCTGCTCCTGCTGCCGGTCGTGGCCCCGCTCCTGTTGGCATCGGTGAGCGCGACCTCCGTCCTCCTCGCCGGGGACCCCTTCGGGGAGCTGGTGGGCTGGCTCCAGCTGCTGGTGGGCTACGACCTGGCGATGCTGCTGGCTGGCGGCCTGACCTACGGCCTGGCCCTCGAGGAGTAG
- the ccsA gene encoding cytochrome c biogenesis protein CcsA — MAVRVLGIGAIVAVAAATVFALFVVPADLNQGEPQRIMYIHVATAWLAYLSFGVTALASVWWLVRRDPRADAIALAGAEVGVVFTASTIWAGMMWGRPVWGTFWDWGDPRLTTTAVMLAIYVGYLLIRRLTDEPARRATRAAVLGVIGAINIPIVHFSVIWWRGLHQGPTFGSPENVLNPPAPGQFVAALLLMLGAFSLAWLWLGITRYRLARLESSMEDAVRRGQLAGLAPAQEPRP; from the coding sequence ATGGCGGTACGGGTGCTGGGGATCGGGGCCATCGTGGCCGTCGCGGCGGCGACGGTCTTCGCCCTGTTCGTCGTCCCCGCCGACCTGAACCAGGGCGAGCCACAGCGGATCATGTACATCCACGTCGCCACCGCGTGGCTGGCCTACCTGTCCTTCGGGGTCACCGCCCTGGCATCGGTCTGGTGGCTCGTCCGTCGCGACCCGCGAGCCGACGCGATCGCGCTCGCCGGCGCCGAAGTGGGGGTCGTGTTCACGGCGTCCACCATCTGGGCCGGGATGATGTGGGGCCGGCCGGTGTGGGGGACGTTCTGGGATTGGGGCGACCCCCGCCTGACGACCACCGCCGTGATGCTCGCCATCTACGTCGGCTACCTGCTCATCCGCCGCTTGACCGATGAGCCGGCCCGCCGCGCCACCCGGGCGGCGGTGCTCGGTGTCATCGGGGCGATCAATATCCCGATCGTTCACTTCAGCGTCATCTGGTGGCGTGGCCTGCACCAGGGCCCGACCTTTGGCTCGCCCGAGAACGTCCTGAACCCGCCCGCGCCCGGTCAGTTCGTCGCCGCCCTGCTGCTCATGCTCGGCGCGTTCAGCCTGGCATGGCTGTGGCTGGGCATCACCCGGTATCGCCTCGCTCGCCTGGAGTCGTCGATGGAGGACGCCGTCCGCCGCGGACAGCTGGCCGGCCTTGCCCCCGCCCAGGAGCCACGCCCATGA